A stretch of Arthrobacter sunyaminii DNA encodes these proteins:
- a CDS encoding TetR/AcrR family transcriptional regulator has protein sequence MKPGDATRERLLAAASEEFAAYGIAGARVDRIAANAQANKAQLYAFYGSKEALFERVFSTALDGIVNAVPIDGKDLPGYAVRLYNEYLEHPELVRLATWARLERRPAGHLTADADRLDSDKLANIADAQNAGYIDKYFTPFEVLTTVIAISMTWSPASTTFTATSADAPAEHQRRRDVLTRIVHRTFAPANVAGAGRGGSAVR, from the coding sequence ATGAAGCCAGGAGACGCTACCCGCGAACGCCTACTTGCTGCCGCAAGCGAGGAGTTCGCGGCATACGGGATTGCCGGCGCCCGGGTGGACAGGATCGCGGCCAACGCTCAGGCGAACAAGGCCCAGCTCTACGCGTTCTACGGCAGCAAGGAGGCCTTGTTTGAAAGAGTCTTCAGTACAGCCCTTGACGGCATCGTCAATGCCGTTCCGATAGACGGAAAAGATCTTCCGGGATATGCGGTGCGGCTTTACAACGAATATCTCGAGCACCCCGAACTGGTCCGCTTGGCGACCTGGGCCCGCCTGGAGCGGCGTCCGGCCGGGCACCTGACTGCCGACGCTGACCGGCTCGATTCGGACAAGCTCGCCAATATCGCAGACGCCCAGAACGCCGGCTATATCGACAAGTACTTCACCCCGTTCGAGGTGCTGACTACGGTTATCGCAATCTCAATGACCTGGTCTCCTGCCAGCACAACGTTCACTGCGACGTCGGCCGACGCACCCGCCGAACATCAACGCCGACGCGACGTATTAACCAGAATCGTCCACAGAACCTTCGCGCCGGCAAACGTAGCTGGAGCCGGCCGGGGCGGATCAGCGGTGCGCTAG
- a CDS encoding DNA gyrase/topoisomerase IV subunit A, with translation MARRQTVSKTAPGEKIAENIIDIDVTTEMEGSFLEYAYSVIYSRALPDARDGLKPVQRRILYMMADMGLRPDRGHVKSARVVGEVMGKLHPHGDSAIYDAMVRMAQDWALRLPLIDGHGNFGSLDDGPAAARYTEARLAAPALTLTDHLDEDVVDFVPNYDNQLMQPEVLPAAFPNLLVNGTTGIAVGMATNMAPHNLGEVIAATQHLIANPEATLDELMRFIPGPDLPSGGRIVGLDGIRDAYASGRGSFKTRAKVEVEQLNARRTGLVITELPYMVGPEKVIEKIKDAVTSKKLQGISDVVDLTDRSHGLRLVIELKNGFNPNAVLAQLYRYTPMEDSFGINNVTLVDGQPRTLGLVELLQVYVAHRLGVVRRRTAFRLRKKQDRLHLVEGLLIAIVDIDEVIQIIRSSDETAQARERLMAIYDLTEIQANHILELRLRQLTKYSRIELEKEKDDLLLAIKELQAILDSEQRLRSLVSDELGEVAAKYATPRRTVLLESEAASPLKGVAAAPAVTGKGAKAALPLEIADDPCWVILTSSGQLARTSNQEPLTEAGQRVRHDVFRSVVKTTARGEIGAVTSSGRMVRVQVLDMPALPPTSGLPNMAGGVPVKDFMTLAKGEKLIGLVPLNEIIALGTRNGIVKRVNPEYPLNRDDWEAITLKPKDEVVGVGVAAQDTDELVFITEHAQLLRFSASLVRPQGRTAGGVAGIKLGADDHVLFFGVVAQNDPAAVVVTVSTGTETLPGTPGGSVKVTEFAEYPVKGRATGGVRAHRFLKGEDALVVAWAGHGPAKAAAANGVARALPTEHGRRDGSGIPLTNQVDQVGPSHTPVEPGEDPAAS, from the coding sequence ATGGCCCGGCGCCAAACCGTCTCCAAAACAGCACCCGGCGAGAAAATCGCCGAGAACATCATCGACATTGATGTCACCACCGAGATGGAAGGTTCCTTCCTCGAGTACGCGTACTCGGTGATCTATTCCCGCGCCCTTCCCGACGCCCGTGACGGCCTCAAGCCCGTCCAGCGGCGCATCCTGTACATGATGGCGGACATGGGCCTGCGGCCGGACCGCGGCCACGTGAAGTCCGCACGCGTGGTGGGCGAGGTCATGGGCAAGCTCCATCCCCACGGCGACTCCGCCATTTACGACGCCATGGTCCGCATGGCGCAGGACTGGGCGCTGCGCCTGCCCCTGATCGACGGGCACGGAAACTTCGGCTCGCTCGACGACGGCCCGGCGGCCGCCCGGTACACCGAAGCCCGGCTGGCAGCTCCGGCGCTGACCCTGACGGACCATCTGGATGAAGACGTGGTGGACTTTGTCCCCAACTACGACAACCAGCTGATGCAGCCGGAGGTGCTTCCGGCGGCCTTCCCCAACCTGCTGGTCAACGGCACCACCGGCATCGCCGTGGGCATGGCCACCAACATGGCACCGCACAACCTGGGTGAAGTCATTGCCGCCACCCAGCACCTGATCGCCAACCCCGAGGCCACGCTGGATGAGCTGATGCGGTTCATCCCCGGCCCGGACCTTCCCAGCGGCGGACGGATTGTGGGACTGGACGGCATCCGCGACGCCTACGCGTCCGGCCGCGGGTCCTTCAAAACACGCGCCAAGGTGGAGGTGGAGCAGCTCAATGCCCGCCGCACCGGACTGGTGATCACCGAACTGCCGTACATGGTGGGCCCGGAAAAGGTCATCGAGAAGATCAAGGACGCGGTCACCTCCAAGAAGCTGCAGGGCATCTCGGACGTGGTGGACCTGACGGACCGCAGCCACGGACTGCGCCTGGTCATCGAGCTCAAGAACGGCTTCAACCCCAACGCCGTCCTGGCCCAGCTGTACCGGTACACGCCGATGGAGGATTCCTTCGGCATCAACAACGTCACCCTGGTGGACGGGCAGCCCCGGACTCTTGGACTGGTGGAACTGCTGCAGGTCTACGTGGCGCACCGCCTTGGCGTCGTCCGCCGCCGCACCGCGTTCCGGCTGCGCAAGAAGCAGGACCGGCTGCACCTGGTCGAGGGTTTGCTCATTGCGATCGTGGACATTGACGAGGTCATCCAGATCATCCGCTCCTCGGATGAGACGGCCCAGGCCCGCGAACGGCTGATGGCCATCTATGACCTGACGGAAATCCAGGCCAACCACATCCTCGAGCTGCGCCTGCGCCAGCTCACCAAGTACTCCCGCATCGAACTGGAGAAGGAAAAGGATGACCTGCTCCTGGCGATCAAGGAGCTGCAGGCCATCCTTGACTCCGAACAGCGGCTGCGGTCCCTGGTCTCCGACGAACTCGGCGAAGTGGCGGCCAAATACGCCACTCCGCGGCGGACGGTGCTGCTGGAATCCGAGGCGGCATCACCGCTGAAGGGTGTTGCTGCCGCTCCCGCGGTCACCGGCAAGGGCGCCAAGGCGGCACTGCCGCTGGAGATTGCCGATGACCCCTGCTGGGTCATCCTCACCAGTTCCGGCCAGCTGGCCCGCACCTCCAACCAGGAGCCGCTCACCGAGGCGGGCCAGCGGGTGCGTCACGATGTGTTCCGCTCCGTGGTGAAGACCACGGCGCGCGGCGAGATCGGGGCGGTGACGTCGTCGGGCCGGATGGTCCGTGTCCAGGTCCTCGATATGCCGGCTCTGCCGCCGACGTCGGGCCTGCCGAACATGGCCGGCGGCGTTCCCGTGAAGGATTTCATGACGCTGGCCAAGGGCGAAAAGCTGATTGGCCTGGTGCCGCTGAACGAGATCATTGCGCTGGGCACCCGGAACGGCATCGTAAAACGGGTTAATCCTGAATACCCGCTGAACCGGGACGACTGGGAAGCCATCACGCTCAAGCCCAAGGATGAAGTGGTGGGTGTGGGCGTGGCGGCGCAGGACACCGACGAGCTGGTGTTTATCACCGAACACGCCCAGCTGCTGCGTTTCAGCGCCTCGCTGGTCCGTCCGCAGGGACGCACCGCCGGCGGTGTTGCCGGCATCAAGCTCGGTGCCGATGACCATGTGCTGTTCTTCGGCGTGGTGGCGCAGAATGATCCGGCCGCCGTCGTTGTTACCGTCTCCACCGGCACCGAGACCCTGCCCGGGACGCCAGGCGGATCCGTGAAGGTGACCGAGTTCGCCGAGTACCCGGTGAAGGGCCGTGCCACCGGCGGAGTGCGGGCACACCGGTTCCTGAAGGGTGAGGATGCCCTCGTAGTCGCGTGGGCCGGTCATGGTCCGGCGAAGGCTGCCGCTGCCAACGGTGTGGCCCGGGCGCTGCCCACGGAGCACGGACGGCGGGACGGCTCCGGCATTCCGTTGACCAACCAGGTTGACCAGGTCGGACCGAGCCACACGCCGGTTGAACCGGGTGAAGATCCGGCTGCGAGCTGA
- a CDS encoding heavy metal translocating P-type ATPase yields MSTDNLLRQPHPRIIDLKVEGMTCASCVGRVERKLGKIEGVEATVNLPLESARVSVPDGVTDEQILQAVDSAGYKAHLVRPAGASRASGGTRDTAAHDGGAGHSGAGDRSGSAHAGHETSGMDHSGEDHMEHGGTAAALRPRLILAAVLTVPVFLVSMIPALQFNNWGWFAALLTLPVVTWSAWPFHRAAAINARHLASTMDTLVSLGVIASYLFSLGTLLADPSLTAHAGMTDMQGMADGGHANLYFEVAAVVVTFLLLGRYLEANAKARAGDALKALLSLGAKDATVLRDGAEVRVPAQDLVAGDVIVVRPGEKIATDGIVTDGHSAVDASLITGESVPVEVGPGDSVTGATVNTSGRLLVTATRVGSETTLAQMGRLVSDAQSGKAPIARLADRISAVFVPIVLGVAVLTFVLWMVISGDLQAAFTAAVAVLVIACPCALGLATPVGLLTGTGRGAQLGILIKGPQVLEDTRTVDTIVLDKTGTVTDGRLSVVRTLTLEPTFDDAELLQLAGSVEAAGEHPIAVAIAAAAQEAVTGGALTPVTGFDSAPGGGVRGTVNGRAVVAGRPGWLEENGVVLSEDVRTWLRAEQEAGSTAVLVAVDGRAAGIISLRDNIKPGSVAAIARLRALGLRPVLLTGDNAVVAARVADAVGIAPEDVLADVRPEGKVEAVKRFQAEGATVAMAGDGVNDAPALAQADLGIAMGSGTDVAIEAADLTVMGNDLGQVATAIELSRRTLGTIKTNLFWAFFYNAVGIPVAALGLLNPMIAGAAMAASSVLVVGNSLRLRNFGKQHA; encoded by the coding sequence ATGAGCACCGACAACCTGCTCCGGCAACCGCACCCGCGGATCATCGACCTTAAAGTTGAGGGCATGACGTGTGCCTCGTGCGTCGGCCGGGTGGAGCGGAAACTCGGAAAAATCGAGGGCGTCGAAGCCACGGTCAATCTCCCGCTGGAATCCGCACGGGTCAGCGTCCCGGACGGGGTAACCGACGAGCAGATCCTGCAGGCCGTGGATTCGGCCGGCTACAAAGCACACCTGGTGCGGCCCGCCGGAGCTTCCCGTGCCAGCGGCGGAACGCGGGATACGGCAGCGCACGACGGCGGGGCCGGGCATTCCGGGGCAGGCGACCGCTCCGGATCCGCGCATGCCGGCCACGAAACCTCCGGCATGGACCACTCCGGCGAGGACCACATGGAGCACGGCGGAACTGCCGCTGCCCTGCGGCCGCGGCTCATCCTGGCCGCGGTGCTGACGGTTCCGGTGTTTCTGGTTTCCATGATCCCGGCTCTGCAATTCAACAACTGGGGCTGGTTCGCCGCCCTGCTGACGCTGCCGGTGGTGACCTGGTCCGCGTGGCCCTTCCACCGGGCCGCAGCCATCAACGCGCGGCACCTCGCCTCCACCATGGACACGCTGGTGTCCCTGGGCGTGATCGCTTCCTACCTCTTCTCGCTGGGAACCCTCCTGGCGGATCCGTCGCTCACAGCCCACGCCGGCATGACGGATATGCAGGGCATGGCCGACGGCGGACATGCCAACCTCTACTTCGAAGTTGCCGCCGTCGTCGTCACCTTCCTGCTGCTGGGCCGGTATCTGGAAGCCAACGCCAAGGCCCGCGCCGGTGACGCGCTGAAAGCACTCCTGAGCCTGGGTGCCAAAGATGCCACAGTGCTGCGCGACGGTGCCGAGGTCCGGGTACCGGCGCAGGACCTGGTTGCGGGTGACGTCATCGTCGTCCGCCCGGGTGAGAAGATCGCCACTGACGGCATCGTCACCGACGGACACTCGGCTGTGGACGCCTCGCTGATCACCGGCGAATCCGTTCCGGTTGAAGTGGGTCCGGGGGATTCCGTTACCGGTGCCACCGTCAACACCTCCGGGCGGCTGCTGGTTACCGCCACCCGGGTGGGCAGCGAAACTACCCTGGCCCAGATGGGACGCCTGGTCAGCGACGCACAGTCCGGCAAGGCACCGATTGCGCGCCTGGCGGACCGGATCAGCGCCGTTTTTGTTCCCATTGTTCTGGGTGTAGCTGTCCTCACCTTTGTGCTGTGGATGGTTATCAGCGGAGATCTCCAGGCCGCGTTTACAGCCGCCGTCGCTGTCCTGGTCATTGCCTGCCCGTGCGCACTGGGTCTGGCCACGCCCGTTGGCCTGCTCACGGGCACCGGACGCGGCGCCCAGCTGGGCATTCTGATCAAGGGTCCGCAGGTGCTCGAAGACACCCGGACCGTGGACACCATCGTGCTGGACAAGACCGGAACGGTCACCGACGGACGGCTGTCGGTGGTGCGCACACTCACCCTGGAGCCGACCTTTGATGACGCGGAGCTGCTGCAGTTGGCGGGCTCCGTGGAGGCGGCGGGGGAGCACCCCATCGCCGTCGCCATAGCCGCTGCGGCGCAGGAGGCGGTGACTGGCGGCGCACTGACTCCGGTGACCGGGTTCGACTCTGCCCCGGGCGGCGGTGTCCGCGGAACCGTCAACGGCCGTGCCGTTGTCGCCGGGCGCCCCGGCTGGCTGGAGGAAAACGGCGTGGTCCTGTCTGAGGATGTCCGGACGTGGCTGCGGGCCGAGCAGGAAGCCGGATCCACCGCCGTCCTGGTGGCCGTTGACGGCCGCGCCGCCGGCATCATCAGCCTGCGGGACAACATCAAGCCCGGCTCCGTGGCCGCCATTGCGCGGTTGCGGGCTCTGGGACTGCGGCCCGTGCTGCTTACCGGCGACAACGCCGTGGTGGCTGCCCGGGTAGCTGACGCCGTAGGCATTGCGCCGGAAGATGTGCTGGCCGATGTCCGGCCCGAGGGCAAAGTGGAGGCCGTCAAGCGGTTCCAGGCTGAAGGTGCCACCGTGGCGATGGCTGGTGACGGCGTGAATGATGCTCCGGCCCTCGCACAGGCTGACCTGGGCATCGCGATGGGCTCCGGCACCGACGTCGCCATTGAAGCGGCGGACCTGACCGTAATGGGCAACGATCTGGGCCAGGTGGCCACCGCCATCGAGCTCTCCCGTCGCACGCTGGGCACCATCAAGACCAACCTCTTCTGGGCCTTTTTCTACAACGCCGTCGGCATTCCGGTGGCCGCCCTGGGCCTGCTGAATCCAATGATCGCCGGTGCCGCCATGGCCGCCAGCTCCGTGCTCGTGGTGGGCAACTCGCTGCGGCTGCGCAATTTCGGCAAGCAGCATGCATAG
- a CDS encoding heavy-metal-associated domain-containing protein, whose amino-acid sequence METTLNISGMTCGHCVASVTEELEAIDGVDNVSVDLNAGGISTAVVTSSRTLSPVELGEAVAEAGYLVVEPSA is encoded by the coding sequence ATGGAAACCACACTGAACATCTCCGGAATGACCTGCGGCCACTGTGTCGCATCCGTTACTGAAGAACTCGAAGCGATCGACGGCGTCGACAATGTCAGCGTCGATCTCAACGCCGGCGGCATTTCGACCGCCGTCGTCACCTCCAGCCGCACGCTTTCCCCTGTTGAACTCGGTGAAGCAGTGGCAGAGGCGGGCTACCTCGTGGTGGAACCCTCCGCCTAG
- a CDS encoding bifunctional GNAT family N-acetyltransferase/acetate--CoA ligase family protein, whose amino-acid sequence MAEQGHYPEYWEADVVLRDGGTGHLRPVTPGDAQALQEFHMRQSQSSIYLRFFTYKAKLSNKELARFTNVDYKDRVAFVITIGSEIIGIGRYDRLDDPTEAEVAFNISDGHQGRGLGSILLEHLAAAARENGIRRFSAEVLPENRKMIGVFADAGYEVRRHFDDGVIALDFNIDPTDKSRAVMESREHRAEARSVADLLSPSSVAVIGASREWGTVGYQLLEHIIEGGFTGSVYAVNPEAFELAGMVSYARIGDVPEPVQLAIIAVPYDQVQKVVEECARAGVKGLLVATAGFADDGERGLARQRRLVRHARANGMRVVGPASLGLINTRPGVRLNASMAPSMPEAGGLGLFSQSAAIGVLLYAAAQRRSLGLSSTISAGNRADVSGNDAMQYWEDDTDTRVVGMYLESVGNPRKFSRIARRLATSKPVIVAKSDVTGLQLPPGHAVRTTQAPAGALDAMLRQSGVIRVNTNEQLMDVAQIAVSQPLPAGRALAIFSNSAALGRVVADAAVGLDLEVRSLQTDLALDTGMSVALPLLRATVTKALADDAVHAGVVTLLPSPGLTMEKIAQCLQECVAESGKPVVAAFTGIMDPTAHVEGLLTEGGREEDGRQSGLPCFSSPGAAVSALASLVRYTEWAARDHGHFVEPAGVDPDGAHALVEKLLSRVSGDGLMRLSAEETTQLLSFYGVQLLPSVPFSTGEEAVAAADSLGWPVVIKTMDEHLRHRLDLGGVRMNISTPEELLTNIAQMKQSLEPYGSFELEVQTMAPSGQGCTVRAIEDPLLGPVLSFGLAGDAVNLLDDWAHGIPPLTDTDVADLVRAPRASGKLFGYQGLPKADVAALEDLISRLALLKDEHPEIALLEINPVLVSTTGVTVLSADVRLGNPQQRTDSARRAMRD is encoded by the coding sequence ATGGCGGAGCAGGGACATTACCCCGAATATTGGGAAGCTGACGTGGTGTTGCGGGACGGCGGCACCGGGCATTTGAGACCCGTGACACCCGGGGACGCCCAGGCGCTGCAGGAGTTCCACATGCGCCAGTCCCAAAGCTCCATTTACCTGCGCTTCTTCACCTACAAGGCCAAGCTCAGCAACAAGGAGCTGGCCCGGTTCACCAACGTGGACTACAAGGACCGCGTGGCGTTCGTCATCACCATTGGCTCCGAAATCATCGGCATTGGCCGCTATGACCGTCTCGATGACCCCACCGAAGCCGAAGTGGCCTTCAACATCTCGGACGGCCACCAGGGCCGCGGCCTGGGTTCCATCCTGCTTGAGCACCTCGCTGCTGCGGCCCGGGAAAACGGCATCCGCCGGTTCTCCGCCGAAGTGCTGCCGGAAAACCGCAAAATGATCGGGGTCTTCGCTGACGCCGGCTACGAGGTGCGCCGCCACTTCGACGACGGCGTGATTGCCCTGGACTTCAACATCGACCCCACGGACAAATCCCGGGCCGTCATGGAATCCCGCGAACACCGCGCCGAGGCCCGCAGCGTCGCGGACCTGCTCTCGCCGTCGTCCGTTGCCGTCATCGGAGCCAGCCGCGAATGGGGCACCGTGGGCTACCAGCTGCTCGAGCACATCATCGAGGGCGGCTTCACCGGCTCGGTGTACGCCGTGAACCCGGAGGCCTTCGAGCTGGCCGGCATGGTGTCCTACGCCCGGATCGGGGACGTGCCCGAACCCGTGCAGCTGGCCATCATCGCCGTTCCCTACGACCAGGTACAGAAGGTGGTGGAGGAGTGCGCGCGCGCCGGGGTCAAGGGACTGCTGGTGGCCACCGCGGGATTCGCGGACGACGGCGAACGCGGCCTCGCCCGGCAGCGGCGCCTCGTGCGGCACGCCCGGGCCAACGGCATGCGTGTGGTGGGCCCGGCGTCGCTGGGCCTGATCAACACCCGCCCCGGGGTCCGTCTGAACGCCTCCATGGCTCCGTCCATGCCCGAAGCCGGGGGACTGGGCCTGTTCAGCCAGTCCGCCGCCATCGGCGTCCTCCTCTACGCTGCGGCACAGCGGCGCAGCCTGGGCCTGTCCTCCACCATTTCCGCCGGCAACCGGGCTGACGTGTCAGGCAACGACGCCATGCAGTACTGGGAAGATGACACGGACACCCGGGTGGTGGGCATGTACCTGGAGTCGGTCGGCAATCCCCGAAAGTTCTCCCGGATCGCCCGCCGCCTGGCCACCTCCAAGCCGGTGATCGTCGCCAAGTCAGACGTCACGGGGCTGCAGCTGCCGCCGGGCCACGCCGTCCGGACCACCCAGGCCCCCGCCGGAGCGCTGGATGCCATGCTGCGGCAGTCCGGCGTCATTCGGGTGAACACCAACGAACAGTTGATGGATGTTGCCCAGATTGCCGTCAGCCAGCCCCTGCCGGCAGGCAGGGCCCTGGCCATCTTCAGTAATTCCGCTGCCCTGGGCCGGGTGGTGGCGGATGCCGCCGTCGGCCTGGACCTGGAAGTGCGCAGCCTGCAGACGGATCTGGCCCTGGACACCGGGATGAGCGTCGCCCTGCCGCTGCTGCGCGCCACTGTCACCAAGGCGCTCGCCGACGACGCCGTGCATGCCGGCGTTGTAACCCTGCTGCCGTCTCCCGGGCTGACGATGGAGAAAATTGCGCAGTGCCTGCAGGAGTGCGTGGCTGAGTCCGGCAAACCCGTGGTGGCTGCCTTCACCGGAATCATGGACCCCACCGCGCATGTCGAAGGTCTGCTGACCGAAGGGGGAAGGGAGGAGGACGGGCGGCAGTCCGGCCTGCCGTGCTTCTCCAGCCCCGGGGCCGCCGTCTCGGCGCTCGCCTCCCTGGTCCGGTACACCGAATGGGCCGCCCGTGACCACGGGCACTTCGTCGAGCCGGCCGGAGTGGATCCCGACGGCGCCCACGCGCTGGTCGAAAAACTCCTGTCCCGGGTTTCAGGTGACGGGCTCATGCGGCTTTCCGCCGAGGAAACCACGCAGCTGCTGTCCTTCTACGGCGTCCAGCTGCTGCCGTCGGTTCCGTTCAGCACGGGGGAGGAAGCCGTGGCGGCAGCAGATTCCCTGGGCTGGCCCGTGGTCATCAAGACCATGGACGAACACCTGCGCCACCGCCTCGACTTGGGCGGGGTGCGGATGAACATCTCCACACCGGAAGAGCTCCTCACCAACATCGCGCAGATGAAACAGTCCCTGGAGCCTTACGGCAGCTTTGAACTCGAAGTGCAGACCATGGCGCCCTCGGGACAGGGCTGTACCGTGCGGGCCATTGAAGATCCGCTGCTCGGGCCGGTATTGTCCTTCGGCCTGGCCGGAGACGCCGTGAACCTTCTGGATGACTGGGCCCACGGAATTCCGCCGCTGACGGACACGGACGTTGCGGACCTGGTGCGTGCACCGCGTGCCTCCGGCAAGCTCTTCGGTTACCAGGGGCTGCCCAAGGCCGACGTTGCCGCGCTGGAGGACCTGATTTCACGGCTGGCCCTGCTGAAGGACGAGCATCCCGAGATAGCACTGCTGGAAATCAACCCCGTGCTGGTCTCAACCACCGGAGTGACGGTCCTCAGCGCGGACGTCAGGCTCGGCAACCCGCAGCAGCGGACCGACAGCGCCCGGCGGGCAATGCGGGACTAG
- a CDS encoding metal-sensitive transcriptional regulator, whose translation MSTTQEQAPGGLADQDHSGAHGYATDKEAYLKRLRRIEGQVRGIARMVEEDKYCIDILTQVAAINKALHAVSLGLVKDHMSHCVVGAAREADATGNPELVQAKVQEATDAIGRLLR comes from the coding sequence ATGAGCACAACCCAGGAACAGGCCCCGGGTGGCCTCGCTGATCAGGACCATTCCGGCGCCCACGGGTACGCCACGGACAAAGAGGCCTACCTCAAGCGGCTCCGGCGCATCGAGGGCCAGGTGCGGGGAATTGCCCGCATGGTGGAGGAGGACAAGTACTGCATCGATATCCTCACCCAGGTTGCTGCCATCAACAAGGCACTGCATGCGGTGAGCCTGGGCCTCGTCAAGGACCACATGTCCCACTGCGTGGTGGGGGCAGCCCGCGAGGCGGACGCCACCGGCAACCCCGAACTGGTGCAGGCCAAGGTGCAGGAAGCCACCGACGCCATCGGCCGCCTCCTGCGCTGA
- a CDS encoding VOC family protein: MTALISHTSFDSLDPFAQSVFWRGVLGFHDDPDDPNDPNHPGDEECMIASDDGFQRLLFIKVPDGKQVKNRVHLDLRPAEGTRDRELERLLALGAREVADRRMADGTGWVVLADPEGNEFCILRSDAEREQAL, from the coding sequence ATGACCGCCCTGATCTCGCATACGTCCTTTGACAGTCTCGATCCGTTCGCCCAGTCAGTGTTCTGGCGCGGAGTGCTCGGTTTCCATGACGATCCGGACGATCCCAACGACCCGAACCATCCCGGCGACGAGGAGTGCATGATCGCCTCCGACGACGGCTTCCAGCGCCTGCTGTTCATCAAGGTCCCGGATGGCAAGCAGGTCAAAAACCGCGTGCATCTGGACCTAAGGCCCGCCGAAGGCACCCGGGACCGGGAACTTGAGCGCCTGCTGGCACTGGGGGCCCGGGAAGTTGCGGATCGGCGTATGGCCGATGGGACGGGATGGGTGGTGCTCGCCGATCCGGAGGGCAATGAGTTCTGCATCCTGCGCAGCGATGCCGAGCGGGAGCAGGCACTTTGA
- a CDS encoding SRPBCC domain-containing protein — protein MPLTSRSIDAVAGRVSVCWSLPAASDRVWWGLTSPDALPHWIGTVTTGEMTVGAVVTIRHAEDYSCTSEILGCGPEAWLALTWEFPDEPLSQLRIELAPEGGATQLDLIHEGLEDEAPGYLSGWQTHLFYLEHLLQGRPLPMEEFWQVHERLDRKRRSKRL, from the coding sequence ATGCCTCTGACCAGCCGATCGATCGATGCCGTGGCCGGGCGCGTCTCCGTGTGTTGGTCCCTGCCGGCAGCCTCGGACCGCGTTTGGTGGGGACTGACTTCTCCGGACGCGCTTCCGCACTGGATAGGAACCGTGACCACCGGAGAAATGACTGTTGGAGCCGTGGTAACCATCCGGCACGCCGAGGACTATTCCTGCACCAGCGAGATTCTGGGCTGCGGGCCGGAGGCATGGCTGGCCTTGACCTGGGAGTTCCCCGATGAACCCCTGTCGCAACTGCGCATCGAGTTGGCACCGGAGGGCGGTGCCACACAACTGGACTTAATTCATGAGGGGCTCGAAGACGAGGCCCCCGGCTATCTTTCCGGTTGGCAGACACATCTGTTCTACCTCGAACATCTGCTCCAGGGCCGCCCTCTGCCCATGGAGGAATTCTGGCAGGTGCATGAACGGCTGGACCGAAAGCGCAGATCGAAACGGTTGTAG
- a CDS encoding DUF5998 family protein: MSPLLSSERRSLDASMERAGFYPTLLADVVHDALDGREPLSHLIHLETHFERTEVHRHITVLVLTEDMLVITHVDDQQLDEAGEQMMAQVSTESVPVTQIRSVVLGYMYAQPQDYKPSDQARELTLAIAWSGGQRLDMGPAGCADPQCDADHGYTGTIAQEDIVLRVSAEADGAQAVQNAKDFARALRKVNTDTVNARAMEPGDARQRVAGIGSRFNRSHHQR, from the coding sequence ATGTCGCCGTTACTTTCCTCTGAACGCCGCAGCCTGGACGCCTCCATGGAGCGGGCCGGCTTTTATCCCACGCTCCTGGCCGACGTCGTCCACGACGCCCTGGACGGCCGGGAACCGCTGTCCCACCTGATTCACCTGGAGACCCACTTCGAGCGCACCGAGGTGCACCGCCACATCACCGTGCTGGTGCTGACCGAGGACATGCTGGTAATCACCCACGTGGATGACCAGCAGCTGGACGAAGCCGGGGAGCAGATGATGGCCCAGGTTTCCACCGAATCGGTGCCGGTGACGCAAATCCGGTCCGTGGTCCTGGGCTACATGTATGCCCAGCCGCAGGACTACAAGCCCTCCGACCAGGCCCGTGAACTGACCCTGGCCATCGCCTGGTCAGGCGGACAGCGCCTGGATATGGGCCCCGCAGGCTGCGCGGACCCGCAGTGCGACGCCGACCACGGCTACACCGGCACCATCGCCCAGGAAGACATTGTCCTCCGCGTCAGTGCTGAGGCCGACGGCGCCCAGGCCGTGCAGAACGCCAAGGACTTCGCCCGGGCACTGCGCAAGGTCAACACGGACACGGTCAACGCCCGCGCCATGGAGCCCGGGGATGCCCGCCAGCGCGTTGCGGGCATCGGCAGCCGGTTCAACCGCAGCCACCACCAGCGGTAA